In Brockia lithotrophica, one DNA window encodes the following:
- a CDS encoding Transcriptional repressor, with protein MDRKESLLALLRQAQGPVKGSELARALGVSRQTLVQDIAFLRKDGFRILSTTRGYLLEEAPPKEHEVIGISHPPERLRRELEILVAHHVEVADVIIEHPVYGTLRAELGIRTPKDIGTFMKKWRGSHLPLLSEITGGHHYHTLVAEEPEYIEAAIRALEDDGFPVERT; from the coding sequence ATGGACCGCAAGGAGTCACTTCTCGCCCTTTTACGCCAGGCCCAAGGGCCCGTAAAGGGGAGTGAGCTCGCCCGAGCGCTCGGCGTAAGCCGCCAGACGCTCGTGCAGGACATCGCGTTTTTGCGCAAGGACGGCTTCCGCATCCTCTCGACGACGCGGGGGTACCTCCTCGAAGAGGCACCCCCGAAGGAACACGAGGTCATCGGAATCTCCCACCCTCCCGAGCGCCTACGGCGGGAACTCGAGATCCTCGTCGCGCACCACGTCGAGGTGGCGGACGTGATCATCGAACACCCCGTGTACGGGACGCTCCGAGCGGAACTGGGAATCCGAACGCCCAAGGACATCGGAACCTTTATGAAGAAGTGGCGTGGGAGTCACCTTCCTCTGCTCAGCGAAATCACCGGAGGCCATCACTACCACACGCTCGTGGCGGAAGAGCCGGAATACATCGAGGCGGCGATTCGCGCCCTAGAAGACGATGGCTTTCCCGTGGAACGGACGTAG
- a CDS encoding Methyl-accepting chemotaxis protein, translating to MGEAPFSHEFPRHSEPTSDRLSRGSGRPRFQDRALGGQPIERGPYHGFSAASAAGDEPFLPRRGGESQRRRGQGGNNSVPWWKGIRGKIFAALILFALVPLLAGTFVNYEYARGLFLDTGKTQLRANVLSLKLLAAQFEQRVQNGELSREEAQELFRRVVLGPKDASGKRDELDPAFSLGKGDYPFALDFDGNVVMHPFREGENKKGDPVIGPILDLREGYYSYRWKPSPDAPEQLKVAYVTQFAPWNWVLVDTVSEDAFSSQLSRLKQNGYLLAGLSALIASLAALGVTRAFTRPILALEAMAERLARGDLTARSGVRQDDEIGLLARALDGAVEEIALLFRRLRETNERLVRVAEDLLRLSVDGVSLSGHLDEGAKTLEDGVRTQNAGLESVSGLMEELAASYEEISASTDALRQDVKGADARSHEGEAKVGAFRERMERLVASMEEARRRMGVLEGETQDITRIIDLITDISNQTDLLALNAAIEAARAGEQGRGFAVVAQEVRKLADETRRSVDEVRTKILTVLRETQAASQSVEETVREVLDGKDVLDETLKVFSLLMDFLHRVAEQTEGIAQAIHGMADGTTHTAVEVERMSKAQAEISRLAEDLVTLAASEKEFAEKLRHEGEALRRSAQELARVLEAFVLEDEPASGSALPRS from the coding sequence GTGGGTGAGGCGCCCTTTTCGCACGAATTCCCGCGGCACTCCGAGCCTACTTCCGACCGCCTTTCCCGAGGAAGCGGGCGCCCGCGCTTCCAAGACCGCGCGTTGGGAGGACAGCCGATTGAGCGCGGCCCTTACCACGGGTTTTCGGCCGCCTCCGCGGCGGGGGACGAGCCTTTCCTTCCGCGCCGCGGGGGCGAATCCCAACGCCGGCGAGGGCAGGGAGGGAACAACTCCGTCCCCTGGTGGAAGGGAATCCGCGGAAAGATCTTCGCCGCCCTCATCCTTTTCGCCCTCGTCCCCCTCCTCGCGGGGACGTTTGTGAACTACGAGTACGCTCGTGGCCTCTTCCTGGATACGGGAAAGACCCAGCTCCGCGCCAACGTCCTCTCCCTCAAGCTCCTGGCGGCGCAGTTCGAGCAGCGCGTGCAGAACGGCGAGCTCTCCCGCGAGGAAGCCCAGGAACTCTTTCGCCGCGTCGTCCTCGGACCCAAGGACGCTTCGGGAAAGCGCGACGAGCTCGACCCTGCCTTCAGCCTCGGAAAGGGAGACTACCCCTTCGCCCTCGACTTCGACGGCAACGTCGTGATGCACCCCTTTCGGGAAGGGGAGAACAAAAAGGGCGACCCGGTGATCGGCCCCATCCTCGATCTGCGCGAGGGGTACTACTCGTACCGGTGGAAGCCCTCTCCGGACGCGCCGGAACAGCTCAAGGTTGCCTACGTGACGCAGTTCGCGCCCTGGAACTGGGTCCTCGTGGACACGGTCAGCGAGGACGCCTTTAGCTCCCAGCTTTCCCGCCTCAAACAAAACGGCTACCTCCTCGCGGGGCTATCCGCGCTCATCGCCTCGCTCGCCGCGCTCGGCGTCACGCGTGCCTTCACGCGCCCCATCCTCGCCCTCGAGGCGATGGCGGAGCGACTCGCCCGCGGCGATCTCACGGCGCGAAGCGGCGTGCGGCAGGACGACGAAATCGGCCTCTTGGCCCGGGCGTTGGACGGCGCCGTGGAGGAGATCGCCCTCCTCTTTCGCCGCCTGCGCGAAACGAACGAAAGGCTCGTGCGCGTGGCGGAGGACCTCCTGCGCCTTTCCGTGGACGGTGTCTCGCTTTCCGGGCACCTGGACGAAGGGGCGAAGACGCTGGAGGACGGCGTGCGCACGCAAAACGCGGGTTTGGAGAGCGTCTCCGGGCTCATGGAAGAGCTTGCGGCGAGTTACGAGGAAATCTCCGCGAGCACGGATGCCCTCCGGCAAGATGTCAAAGGCGCCGACGCCAGAAGCCATGAAGGCGAGGCCAAGGTAGGGGCATTCCGCGAACGCATGGAGCGCCTCGTCGCTTCCATGGAAGAGGCACGCCGTCGGATGGGCGTCCTCGAAGGGGAGACGCAGGACATCACGCGCATCATCGACCTCATCACGGACATCTCCAACCAGACGGACCTCCTCGCCCTCAACGCGGCGATCGAGGCGGCGCGCGCCGGCGAGCAAGGGCGCGGATTTGCCGTCGTCGCCCAGGAAGTGCGCAAGCTCGCCGACGAAACCCGACGCTCCGTAGACGAAGTGCGCACGAAGATCCTCACGGTCCTGCGGGAGACGCAGGCGGCCTCGCAGAGCGTCGAGGAGACCGTACGCGAAGTTCTGGACGGCAAGGACGTGCTCGACGAGACGCTCAAGGTCTTCTCCTTGCTCATGGACTTTCTCCACCGCGTAGCCGAGCAGACCGAGGGGATTGCCCAGGCGATCCACGGCATGGCCGACGGGACCACGCATACGGCGGTGGAGGTCGAGCGGATGAGCAAGGCGCAGGCAGAGATCTCCCGGCTCGCCGAGGACCTCGTGACCCTCGCCGCCTCCGAGAAGGAATTCGCCGAAAAGCTTCGGCACGAAGGCGAGGCTTTGCGGCGAAGCGCACAGGAACTCGCCCGGGTTCTGGAGGCATTCGTCCTGGAGGACGAACCCGCGTCGGGGTCCGCGCTCCCGAGATCTTAG
- a CDS encoding RarD protein, with product MEHDVRTQHQPDRTATLGVAYAVAAFASWGVLPLYWKQLEGYPALVLLAYRFAASALFMAAYLSAARGWGSVRSSLRNRRVAGGLFLASLLIAVNWGVYIWAVENGHVLDASLGYYINPLVSVALATLFLGETLTRPQTYGIALAAVGVLLMAVEAHVAPWVSLLLALSFGFYGLIKKVLRADARASIFLETVYLTPVALVYLAWFGPSAAPGTGADVFWLMGAGVVTALPLLWFSEAARRIPLTWIGFIQYLAPTLKFFLGVFVFHEPLGPGRLVGFVLVWMAIAVFAWGSRASEVAEE from the coding sequence GTGGAGCACGACGTTCGGACCCAACACCAACCCGACCGGACGGCCACCCTGGGCGTCGCCTACGCGGTGGCCGCCTTTGCCTCTTGGGGCGTTCTCCCCCTGTATTGGAAGCAGCTCGAAGGCTATCCCGCCCTCGTCCTCCTCGCCTACCGCTTTGCCGCCTCCGCCCTCTTCATGGCCGCGTACCTCTCCGCGGCGCGGGGCTGGGGCTCCGTCCGAAGCTCTCTTCGGAACCGACGCGTAGCCGGAGGTCTCTTCCTCGCGAGCCTCCTCATTGCCGTGAACTGGGGCGTGTACATCTGGGCGGTCGAGAACGGCCACGTCTTGGATGCGAGCCTCGGGTACTACATCAACCCGCTCGTGAGCGTGGCTCTCGCGACGCTCTTCCTCGGGGAGACGCTCACGCGTCCGCAAACTTACGGCATCGCCCTCGCGGCGGTCGGGGTGCTCCTCATGGCCGTTGAGGCCCACGTCGCGCCGTGGGTGTCCTTGCTTCTGGCGCTTTCCTTCGGCTTCTACGGCCTCATCAAGAAGGTCCTGCGGGCCGACGCCCGCGCCTCGATCTTCCTCGAAACCGTCTACCTCACGCCCGTCGCCCTCGTCTACCTCGCCTGGTTTGGCCCGTCGGCCGCGCCCGGTACGGGTGCGGACGTCTTCTGGCTGATGGGAGCGGGTGTGGTCACCGCCCTTCCTCTTCTCTGGTTCTCGGAAGCCGCCCGAAGGATTCCGCTCACGTGGATCGGGTTTATTCAGTACCTCGCGCCGACGCTCAAGTTCTTCCTGGGAGTGTTCGTCTTCCACGAGCCGCTGGGCCCCGGGCGTCTCGTCGGCTTCGTCCTCGTCTGGATGGCCATAGCCGTCTTTGCTTGGGGGAGCCGGGCGTCGGAGGTGGCGGAAGAGTAG
- a CDS encoding Small-conductance mechanosensitive channel: protein MDPRETSSSLRSLVARAFRGPALALVLLAGAAVLLSFFEPGLWLHPYVRGSFRVLTIVFVFWGLYAIAGLVPLWERILHLGATEEEKAHRALLVPILSWTTRLFLAFVGAGMVLQEFGYRIDTLVAGLGLGGLAVSLAARDTLANYFGGIVLIGERTFAVGDWIEFGDVSGTVETMNFRSTKIRAQDDSLITVPNAVLAQANIKNWGRVRHRMVRYTLSLPTTLAASEVRAFLAELEELLRRDPNVLEDRILGVESLDGGRIAVHVRFYVRTADYSQWFAYRSEHFLVLGELLRKYGVSAQPPLQEVLLTEGTQSPSSGGTSSTPGEA from the coding sequence GTGGACCCGCGCGAAACTTCGTCCTCTCTCCGCAGCCTCGTCGCCCGCGCTTTTCGCGGCCCCGCCCTCGCCCTCGTCCTTCTCGCGGGGGCGGCCGTTCTCCTTTCCTTCTTCGAACCCGGGTTGTGGCTTCACCCGTACGTCCGCGGCTCCTTCCGCGTGCTCACGATCGTCTTCGTCTTCTGGGGGCTTTACGCCATCGCGGGACTGGTTCCCCTGTGGGAGCGCATTTTACATCTCGGGGCGACGGAAGAAGAAAAGGCGCACCGCGCCCTCCTCGTGCCCATCCTCTCCTGGACGACGCGCCTCTTTCTCGCCTTCGTAGGCGCGGGAATGGTGCTCCAGGAGTTCGGCTACCGGATCGACACTCTCGTCGCCGGGCTCGGCCTCGGGGGTCTGGCGGTGTCCCTGGCGGCGCGCGACACGCTCGCCAACTACTTCGGCGGGATCGTCCTCATCGGCGAGCGCACCTTTGCCGTGGGCGATTGGATCGAGTTCGGCGACGTGTCGGGAACGGTAGAGACCATGAACTTCCGGAGCACGAAGATCCGGGCCCAGGACGACTCGCTCATCACCGTGCCGAATGCCGTCCTCGCCCAGGCAAACATCAAAAACTGGGGGCGCGTGCGCCACCGAATGGTCCGCTACACCCTTTCCCTTCCGACGACGCTCGCCGCCTCCGAAGTGCGGGCCTTTCTCGCCGAACTCGAGGAGCTCCTCCGGCGCGACCCGAACGTTCTGGAGGATCGGATCCTCGGCGTGGAGTCGCTCGACGGGGGGCGAATCGCCGTTCACGTTCGCTTTTACGTGCGCACGGCAGACTATTCCCAGTGGTTTGCCTACCGGAGCGAGCACTTCCTCGTCCTCGGAGAACTCTTGCGGAAGTACGGCGTCTCCGCCCAGCCGCCGCTTCAGGAGGTCCTCCTCACGGAAGGCACACAAAGCCCGTCGTCCGGAGGGACGTCCTCCACCCCCGGCGAAGCTTGA
- a CDS encoding Endonuclease IV, giving the protein MRTFRPAEERLGPRFASVRGLRKVLGGGHSVNVAFSTDLLVGSHVSFSKKGLLNAAQEAHSYGATAFMIYTGAPQNTVRKPMAEQFVEEGWAYMRRAGLRYFLVHAPYIVNLATPKEESFAFTVRFLQEEIGRTHEARTDLIVVHPGAAVGQTEDEALRRIASGLKEVLRVPHPVRVALETMSGQGSEVGRTFEQLRILLDEVGDPRLTICLDTCHVFAAGYDILRDLDGVLETFDRVLGLERLACVHVNDSKFPFGSRRDRHAVLGTGYLGFAAPYRVVHHPALAGRPFILETPWVGTKGKERPMYEAEIALLAGWARRRFGEEFVRDVEALRRFFAEQGISSLRSFVLEGWEAVRAKKAKLEPFDDLYGRVREAGMFPTLDEENVRHRIVSALAADELGEEILSG; this is encoded by the coding sequence GTGAGAACTTTTCGACCCGCGGAAGAACGCTTGGGACCGCGGTTCGCTTCCGTGCGGGGCTTGCGAAAGGTTTTGGGAGGGGGGCATTCGGTGAACGTCGCGTTTTCGACCGACCTTCTGGTAGGTTCCCACGTCTCATTTTCCAAGAAAGGGCTCTTGAACGCCGCCCAGGAAGCCCATTCCTACGGGGCCACCGCCTTCATGATCTACACGGGTGCTCCCCAGAACACGGTGCGCAAGCCCATGGCGGAGCAGTTCGTCGAGGAAGGCTGGGCGTACATGCGCCGGGCGGGGCTTCGGTACTTCCTCGTCCACGCCCCCTACATCGTGAACTTGGCGACGCCCAAAGAGGAGAGTTTTGCCTTCACCGTCCGTTTCCTCCAGGAGGAGATCGGGCGGACGCACGAAGCGCGCACGGACCTCATCGTCGTCCACCCGGGTGCCGCCGTCGGCCAAACGGAAGACGAGGCCCTCCGGCGGATTGCCTCCGGCCTCAAGGAAGTCCTGCGCGTGCCCCATCCCGTGCGCGTCGCCCTCGAGACGATGTCGGGGCAGGGGAGCGAGGTGGGGAGGACCTTCGAGCAGCTCCGCATCCTCCTCGACGAGGTGGGCGATCCGCGGCTCACGATCTGCCTGGACACCTGCCACGTCTTCGCCGCGGGCTACGACATCCTCCGCGACCTCGACGGCGTACTCGAAACCTTCGACCGCGTCCTCGGCCTCGAGCGCCTCGCCTGCGTGCACGTAAACGACAGCAAGTTTCCCTTCGGATCGCGCCGCGACCGCCACGCCGTTTTGGGGACGGGATACCTGGGATTTGCGGCGCCCTACCGCGTCGTCCACCACCCGGCCCTCGCAGGTCGGCCCTTCATCCTGGAGACGCCTTGGGTGGGTACGAAGGGCAAGGAGCGGCCGATGTACGAGGCGGAAATCGCCCTCCTCGCCGGTTGGGCGCGCCGCCGCTTTGGCGAAGAGTTCGTCCGCGACGTGGAGGCGCTTCGAAGATTTTTCGCCGAGCAGGGGATCTCTTCGCTCCGCTCCTTCGTCCTCGAAGGGTGGGAGGCCGTTCGCGCGAAGAAGGCCAAGCTCGAGCCCTTCGACGACCTGTACGGCCGGGTACGGGAGGCCGGGATGTTTCCCACCCTCGACGAGGAGAACGTGCGCCACCGGATCGTGAGCGCCCTCGCCGCGGACGAGCTAGGCGAAGAAATCCTCTCCGGGTAG
- a CDS encoding 6,7-dimethyl-8-ribityllumazine synthase → MLDHDGTHLSPSEAVLEGRLRGEGLTFALVASRFNEFFVRPLVQGARSALVRHGVRPEDIAEIWVPGSFELPLAAKRLAESGAFSGIVALGVVMRGETAHFDYVAGEASSGLARVAWETGVPVGFALLTLDDAEQAVHRAGGKAGNKGTEAALAALEMANLLRDLPAFARKFRR, encoded by the coding sequence GTGCTCGACCACGACGGCACACACCTGTCCCCTTCCGAAGCGGTGCTCGAAGGCCGGCTCCGGGGAGAGGGACTCACCTTTGCCCTCGTCGCCTCGCGCTTCAACGAGTTTTTCGTACGCCCCCTCGTCCAAGGGGCGCGATCGGCCCTCGTCCGGCACGGAGTTCGTCCCGAGGACATCGCCGAAATCTGGGTTCCGGGGTCGTTTGAGCTCCCGCTGGCGGCAAAGCGCCTGGCAGAAAGCGGGGCCTTTTCCGGAATCGTCGCCCTCGGTGTCGTTATGCGGGGCGAGACGGCCCACTTCGACTACGTCGCCGGCGAAGCGTCTTCCGGCCTCGCCCGCGTCGCGTGGGAAACCGGGGTTCCCGTGGGCTTTGCCCTCCTCACCCTCGACGACGCCGAACAGGCCGTGCACCGGGCGGGGGGCAAGGCGGGGAACAAGGGCACCGAAGCCGCCCTGGCCGCGTTGGAAATGGCCAACCTCCTGCGCGACCTTCCCGCCTTTGCCCGGAAGTTTCGCCGGTGA
- a CDS encoding 3,4-dihydroxy-2-butanone 4-phosphate synthase has translation MWGAQSRVEAAVRALRRGLPAIVLDDRERENEGDFVLLAEHATPEVVHFMLREGRGLLCAPVDVERARELALAPMVADSQDPKETAFTVSVDHVSVKTGISARERALTLRALADASARPEDFRRPGHVFPLVARPGGVRERRGHTEAAIELARLAGARPAAAIIEILDDSGEPASLSYLERLAARENLPFLTVEDIARVVAALHGERSGTVGLPPASPSSAKAADVAPSALLPRLERSDVVHLPSEYGAFRAVAYRESAIAFPAPGNCAVREHIALWKGEISSDRPILVRVHSECLTGDVFGSYRCDCGPQLETALARIEAEGGILVYLRQEGRGIGLYEKLRAYALQERGFDTVDANLVLGHPVDARDYDVAAAILHDLGVRRVRLLTNNPEKVEALRQFGIEVVERVPLEIPPREENRRYLEAKKHRLGHLLSHL, from the coding sequence GTGTGGGGAGCGCAGTCGCGGGTAGAGGCGGCCGTCCGCGCCCTCCGGCGAGGTCTTCCCGCGATCGTCCTCGACGACCGCGAACGCGAAAACGAGGGAGATTTCGTCCTCCTCGCCGAACACGCCACTCCCGAGGTCGTGCACTTCATGCTGCGAGAAGGGCGCGGCCTCCTCTGCGCCCCCGTGGACGTCGAGCGGGCCCGCGAACTCGCCCTGGCGCCCATGGTGGCAGACTCCCAGGATCCCAAAGAGACCGCCTTTACCGTTTCCGTCGACCACGTCTCCGTGAAGACGGGGATTTCCGCACGCGAGCGGGCGCTCACCTTGCGCGCCCTTGCCGACGCGTCCGCCCGACCTGAGGACTTTCGCCGTCCGGGGCACGTCTTTCCCCTCGTAGCCCGCCCCGGTGGCGTACGAGAACGCCGGGGACACACGGAGGCGGCGATCGAGCTCGCCCGCCTCGCCGGCGCGCGCCCGGCGGCGGCGATCATCGAAATTCTGGACGATTCCGGGGAGCCCGCCTCGCTTTCGTACCTCGAGCGCCTGGCGGCGCGGGAAAACCTCCCGTTTCTCACCGTCGAGGACATCGCCCGCGTCGTCGCGGCACTCCACGGCGAAAGAAGCGGCACGGTCGGGCTGCCGCCCGCCTCGCCCTCCTCGGCAAAAGCCGCCGACGTGGCCCCCTCCGCCCTCCTTCCCCGCCTCGAGCGGAGCGACGTCGTGCACCTTCCGAGCGAGTACGGGGCCTTCCGCGCGGTCGCCTACCGGGAGTCGGCGATCGCCTTCCCTGCGCCGGGAAACTGCGCCGTGCGCGAACACATCGCCCTGTGGAAAGGAGAGATCTCCTCCGACCGACCGATCCTCGTGCGCGTCCATTCGGAGTGCCTCACGGGGGACGTCTTCGGCTCGTACCGCTGCGACTGCGGTCCTCAGCTCGAGACCGCCCTTGCGCGCATCGAGGCGGAAGGCGGCATCCTCGTCTACCTCCGGCAGGAAGGACGGGGGATCGGCCTGTACGAAAAGCTCCGCGCTTACGCCCTGCAGGAGCGCGGCTTCGACACGGTAGACGCCAACCTCGTCCTCGGGCATCCGGTCGACGCCCGCGACTACGACGTGGCCGCCGCGATCCTCCACGACCTCGGCGTTCGGCGCGTGCGCCTCCTCACGAACAACCCGGAGAAGGTGGAGGCCCTGCGGCAGTTCGGCATCGAGGTCGTCGAGCGCGTACCCCTGGAAATCCCCCCGCGGGAGGAGAACCGCCGCTACCTCGAGGCGAAAAAGCACCGCCTGGGGCACCTGCTCTCCCATCTGTGA
- a CDS encoding Riboflavin synthase eubacterial/eukaryotic — protein sequence MFTGLVEGTARIRSLERLAGEQGEAARLVLAELPWSDLPAPGDSVAVDGVCLTVEVVEEDALVFHLMPETVRRTTFAHAVPGMRVNVERALRVGDPLGGHIVTGHVDAVARVAEVEEAADGSRLVRFVLSAEYAPYLAPKGSVAVDGVSLTVVGVEAPVGHEVSFSVGLIPHTLAVTTLGTKGPGSRVNVEVDILARYVVEAVRRFTTSAGT from the coding sequence GTGTTTACGGGCCTCGTAGAGGGTACCGCCCGCATTCGTTCCCTGGAGCGCCTGGCTGGGGAACAGGGAGAAGCCGCGCGCCTCGTTCTCGCGGAACTTCCGTGGTCCGACCTTCCCGCGCCGGGAGACAGCGTGGCCGTGGACGGCGTCTGCCTCACGGTGGAGGTCGTGGAGGAGGACGCGCTCGTCTTCCACCTCATGCCGGAGACGGTCCGGCGGACCACCTTTGCCCACGCGGTACCCGGCATGCGGGTCAACGTGGAACGGGCGCTCCGGGTCGGGGACCCGCTCGGGGGGCACATCGTGACCGGGCACGTCGACGCGGTCGCCCGCGTCGCGGAGGTGGAGGAGGCGGCAGACGGCTCGCGCCTCGTCCGATTTGTCCTGTCCGCGGAATACGCCCCCTACCTCGCCCCCAAGGGTTCGGTGGCCGTAGACGGCGTGAGCCTCACGGTGGTCGGCGTGGAGGCGCCTGTCGGCCATGAGGTTTCCTTTTCCGTCGGCCTCATTCCGCACACCCTCGCCGTCACGACCTTGGGCACGAAGGGCCCCGGATCCCGCGTGAACGTCGAGGTGGACATCCTCGCCCGCTACGTCGTGGAGGCCGTGCGGCGCTTCACGACATCTGCGGGAACGTAG
- a CDS encoding Diaminohydroxyphosphoribosylaminopyrimidine deaminase codes for MSGLGDRGAAAPFGAGAFAFLISPGLAPLLPLPAAAEAVGADGCDGPDVSPLDRHFMGLALALAAAAEGQTAPNPNVGCVLVREGRIVGLGAHLRAGEPHAEVQALRMAGEAARGATCYVTLEPCSHWGRTPPCAVALRDAGVRRVVVALRDPNPLVAGGGVRILREAGVEVREGVCARAARRVHAAYLTRVERGRPWVTVKVAMTLDGKIATRTGESRTITGGEALRAVHYLRLRHDAVLVGANTVRRDNPRLTVRLGGGNEEIGRLRIVLSRSLDLPADAVLFRDGLAPALVATGAEGDSEAERRLKDSGVEVVRLPAEGAKGEVDLAALLALLAERGVNSLLVEGGGETIARFVSHRLVDRFVVFAAPRLLGGRSAPGWLAGEGAATLAEGLPLVWEGVARFGADFVFVGRPTTEEG; via the coding sequence GTGTCCGGCTTGGGAGACCGTGGGGCGGCCGCTCCCTTCGGCGCAGGTGCTTTCGCCTTTCTGATTTCGCCGGGCCTCGCCCCTCTTCTTCCGCTTCCTGCGGCGGCAGAAGCGGTGGGCGCGGACGGCTGCGACGGCCCCGACGTTTCGCCCCTCGACCGTCACTTCATGGGCCTCGCCCTCGCCCTCGCCGCCGCCGCGGAAGGACAGACGGCGCCGAACCCCAACGTCGGTTGTGTTCTCGTGCGCGAAGGGCGCATCGTCGGCCTCGGCGCGCATCTCCGAGCGGGCGAACCGCACGCGGAAGTGCAAGCCCTCCGCATGGCCGGAGAGGCGGCGCGCGGCGCCACGTGCTACGTCACCCTCGAACCTTGCAGCCACTGGGGGCGTACGCCGCCTTGCGCGGTAGCGCTGCGGGATGCGGGGGTTCGGCGCGTGGTCGTCGCTCTGCGCGACCCCAACCCCCTCGTCGCAGGCGGGGGAGTGCGGATCCTCCGGGAGGCGGGGGTGGAAGTCCGGGAAGGGGTGTGCGCGCGGGCGGCACGTCGCGTCCACGCCGCGTACCTCACCCGCGTAGAACGGGGTCGGCCGTGGGTGACGGTCAAGGTGGCCATGACCTTGGACGGAAAGATCGCCACGCGAACGGGGGAGAGCCGCACGATCACGGGCGGGGAAGCGCTCCGGGCGGTGCACTACCTCCGCTTGCGCCACGACGCCGTGCTCGTCGGGGCAAACACCGTACGCCGCGACAACCCCCGCCTCACCGTGCGCCTGGGAGGCGGGAACGAGGAAATCGGGAGGCTGCGCATCGTTCTTTCGCGCTCTCTCGACCTCCCCGCCGACGCCGTCCTCTTTCGCGACGGCCTCGCCCCCGCGCTCGTCGCCACGGGGGCGGAGGGAGACTCGGAAGCCGAGAGGCGGCTCAAGGATTCGGGTGTGGAGGTCGTTCGCCTGCCGGCCGAGGGCGCGAAGGGCGAGGTCGACCTCGCCGCGCTCCTCGCCCTCCTCGCCGAACGCGGGGTAAACTCCCTCCTCGTGGAAGGGGGCGGGGAGACGATCGCCCGGTTCGTCTCCCACCGCCTCGTGGACCGTTTTGTCGTCTTCGCCGCCCCGCGCCTTTTGGGCGGGCGAAGCGCTCCCGGCTGGTTGGCGGGGGAAGGAGCGGCCACGCTCGCCGAAGGGCTCCCCCTCGTGTGGGAGGGGGTCGCGCGTTTCGGCGCGGACTTCGTCTTCGTGGGCCGTCCTACGACCGAAGAAGGGTAA
- a CDS encoding DNA recombination protein RmuC: protein MRRSEGREKGETAVPDGVWGMHVPMGAVLVLVVVAFGSGWWAARRLSLGGRASEDRVFGTLDRLARSLESEQRTFVQQMGLLSERLMDLVAGSEGRLERLEARVAEELHRIRDENERTLESLRRTVDEKLETTLEARLGASFRLVSERLEEVHRGLGEMRALAEGVGDLRRILANVKRRGVLGEVQLENILADILLPEQYARDVRVNPNSEECVDFAVRLPGRTAGEGIWLPIDAKFPLADVEAYLAAEEAGDPEAVRRARRRFVERLRLEAQKVREKYIVPPHTTDFALLFLPFESLYAEALREPGLFETLQREWRVVLVGPTTLAAILHSLSLGLRTVAIERRAGEVWELLRRVQADFARFADLLSRTRRKLDEALRAVDAAELERERLSRRLRGAFDVPGELAEHAPGGERPTSDGGDRPPNAEPGPASGASFLASDVEERYT from the coding sequence ATGCGGCGGTCGGAAGGACGGGAAAAGGGGGAGACGGCGGTGCCGGACGGGGTGTGGGGGATGCACGTTCCCATGGGAGCCGTCCTCGTCCTCGTCGTAGTTGCGTTTGGATCGGGGTGGTGGGCGGCGCGGCGCCTTTCCCTCGGAGGCAGGGCTTCCGAAGACCGCGTGTTCGGCACCCTCGATCGTCTTGCGCGTTCCCTCGAGTCGGAGCAGCGGACGTTCGTCCAGCAGATGGGCCTCTTGAGCGAGCGGCTCATGGACCTCGTCGCGGGAAGCGAAGGGCGCCTCGAACGCCTGGAGGCGCGCGTCGCCGAAGAGCTCCACCGAATCCGGGACGAAAACGAACGTACCTTGGAGTCGCTCCGCCGAACGGTCGACGAGAAGCTCGAGACGACGCTCGAAGCGCGCCTGGGGGCTTCCTTCCGCCTCGTGAGCGAGCGGCTGGAAGAAGTCCACCGCGGGTTGGGGGAGATGCGCGCCCTTGCGGAAGGCGTGGGGGACCTCAGGCGGATTCTCGCAAACGTGAAGCGCCGGGGCGTCCTCGGAGAGGTCCAGTTGGAGAACATCCTTGCCGACATCCTCCTTCCCGAACAGTACGCCCGCGACGTCCGCGTAAACCCGAACTCGGAGGAGTGCGTGGATTTTGCCGTCCGCCTGCCCGGTCGGACGGCGGGGGAAGGGATATGGTTGCCGATCGACGCGAAGTTTCCCCTCGCCGACGTGGAGGCGTACCTCGCGGCGGAAGAAGCGGGAGATCCCGAGGCCGTGCGGCGGGCGCGCCGCCGCTTCGTCGAGCGCCTTCGCCTAGAGGCCCAGAAAGTCCGGGAAAAGTACATCGTCCCCCCGCATACCACGGACTTTGCCCTCCTCTTTTTGCCCTTCGAAAGCCTGTACGCGGAGGCGTTGCGCGAACCGGGGCTCTTCGAGACCCTCCAACGGGAGTGGCGGGTCGTGCTCGTGGGGCCGACGACGCTCGCGGCGATCCTCCACAGCCTGTCCCTCGGCCTGCGCACGGTGGCCATTGAGCGGCGTGCGGGCGAGGTGTGGGAGCTCCTCCGCCGCGTTCAGGCGGATTTCGCCCGCTTCGCCGACCTCCTCTCGCGCACGCGTCGCAAGCTCGACGAGGCGTTGCGCGCAGTGGACGCCGCCGAACTTGAGCGCGAGCGCCTCTCCCGCCGCTTACGCGGCGCCTTCGACGTGCCGGGTGAGCTTGCGGAACATGCGCCCGGCGGCGAACGTCCGACGTCCGACGGCGGGGATCGTCCTCCGAACGCGGAGCCGGGGCCGGCGTCCGGCGCTTCCTTTCTTGCCTCCGACGTGGAAGAAAGGTACACTTAG